The Dehalogenimonas lykanthroporepellens BL-DC-9 genome includes a window with the following:
- a CDS encoding S-adenosylmethionine/tRNA-ribosyltransferase-isomerase (KEGG: dev:DhcVS_702 S-adenosylmethionine:tRNAribosyltransferase-isomerase~TIGRFAM: S-adenosylmethionine/tRNA-ribosyltransferase-isomerase~PFAM: Queuosine biosynthesis protein) has protein sequence MKTADFNYHLPENLIAQTPAEPRDSSRLLVLNRDTGSIEHRRFRDIIDYLEPGDALVFNDSRVIPARLYGHKFGTGAKIEALLLTRKAGNEWQALLKPSKKLSPGTKVELHDQSGQDSGVTFEVLSKSEDGIADIRISDENRLQDLGILALPPYIHHRLDEPERYQTVYSRINGSVAAPTAGLHFTPELLKTIESKGIKLLFVTLHIGLDTFRPVKEENPANHPIHREFAILTKETAEAINEVKAKGGRVYGVGTSAVRTLEWAAKNYGLPLQPFEGWVELFILPGFEYRVIDRLITNFHLPCGTPLMLTAAFAGWDNVKRAYEAAVVEEYRFFSFGDSMVVV, from the coding sequence TTGAAAACTGCCGATTTTAACTACCACCTGCCGGAAAATCTGATTGCCCAGACGCCGGCTGAGCCTCGTGACAGCTCACGACTGCTGGTTCTTAACCGGGATACCGGAAGCATCGAACACCGGCGGTTCCGTGACATCATCGATTACCTGGAGCCTGGCGATGCGCTGGTATTTAACGACAGCCGGGTGATACCGGCGCGGCTTTACGGTCATAAATTTGGGACCGGCGCCAAAATAGAGGCGCTGTTACTGACCCGGAAGGCCGGAAATGAATGGCAGGCGTTGCTGAAACCGTCGAAGAAACTCAGCCCTGGTACGAAAGTGGAACTTCACGACCAATCCGGCCAGGACAGCGGAGTGACATTTGAGGTGCTGTCAAAAAGCGAAGACGGCATAGCCGACATCCGAATATCTGACGAAAACAGATTGCAGGACCTGGGTATTCTGGCTCTGCCGCCGTACATTCATCACCGGTTGGATGAACCGGAGCGCTATCAGACGGTTTATTCCCGTATCAACGGCAGTGTGGCGGCGCCGACCGCCGGCCTGCATTTCACCCCGGAACTGCTGAAAACCATCGAGTCCAAAGGAATTAAACTGTTATTCGTGACGCTCCACATCGGGCTGGATACTTTCCGACCGGTCAAGGAAGAGAATCCCGCCAATCATCCTATCCACAGAGAATTCGCCATCCTGACTAAAGAAACGGCAGAAGCCATCAATGAAGTTAAAGCCAAAGGCGGCAGGGTGTACGGGGTGGGGACTTCCGCGGTACGGACGCTGGAATGGGCGGCAAAGAATTACGGCCTGCCTTTACAGCCGTTCGAAGGCTGGGTAGAGTTGTTCATTCTGCCCGGATTTGAATACCGGGTTATCGACCGCCTGATTACCAACTTCCATCTGCCGTGCGGCACGCCGCTGATGCTGACGGCGGCCTTCGCCGGGTGGGATAATGTTAAGAGGGCTTATGAAGCGGCAGTTGTCGAAGAGTACCGGTTTTTCAGCTTCGGGGATAGTATGGTAGTGGTGTGA
- a CDS encoding pantoate/beta-alanine ligase (KEGG: sti:Sthe_0699 pantoate/beta-alanine ligase~TIGRFAM: pantoate/beta-alanine ligase~PFAM: Pantoate-beta-alanine ligase) yields MEVLNSIAAIRRYRDRLDGTVGLIPTMGFLHEGHLSLVRASLTGCAHTIVTIFVNPTQFGPGEDFARYPRDTDSDLGLLEQTGADAVFLPETLEMYPPGTDTFVLPGAIADRLEGSARPGHFKGVATVVLKLFNLTRPDRAFFGRKDAQQLAVIRKMVDDLNVPVTVTDMPTVREADGLAMSSRNAYLTVAERQAAPVLYRALCLAEELHAGGERNAETILSAMTRLITAEPAVTPEYLSVADAASLEELAVVDRPALVSLAARLGRTRLIDNTLLGSTAF; encoded by the coding sequence GTGGAAGTACTTAACTCCATCGCCGCCATCCGCCGTTACCGGGACCGCCTCGACGGCACGGTCGGTCTGATACCCACCATGGGCTTTCTCCACGAAGGTCACCTGTCGCTGGTGCGGGCCTCACTGACCGGTTGCGCCCATACCATCGTCACCATTTTCGTCAATCCCACCCAGTTCGGCCCCGGTGAGGACTTTGCCCGCTACCCGCGGGACACCGATAGTGACCTCGGACTGCTGGAACAGACCGGTGCCGACGCCGTTTTCCTGCCGGAAACATTGGAGATGTACCCGCCCGGCACCGACACCTTCGTGCTCCCCGGCGCCATCGCCGACCGGCTGGAAGGCTCAGCCCGGCCCGGCCACTTCAAAGGCGTCGCCACCGTCGTTCTCAAGCTTTTCAACCTGACCCGGCCCGACCGCGCCTTTTTCGGTCGCAAGGACGCCCAGCAACTGGCCGTCATCCGCAAGATGGTCGATGACCTCAACGTCCCGGTGACCGTCACCGACATGCCCACCGTCCGGGAAGCGGACGGCCTGGCCATGAGTTCCCGCAACGCTTACCTGACCGTAGCTGAAAGACAGGCGGCGCCGGTGCTCTACCGGGCACTGTGCCTGGCAGAGGAACTTCATGCCGGGGGCGAACGAAACGCCGAAACCATCCTCAGCGCCATGACCCGGCTTATCACGGCTGAACCGGCGGTGACACCGGAATACCTCTCCGTGGCCGATGCCGCATCACTGGAGGAACTGGCTGTCGTCGACCGCCCGGCGCTGGTATCGCTGGCCGCCCGGCTGGGCCGTACCCGTCTCATCGACAATACCCTGCTGGGGTCGACCGCTTTTTGA
- a CDS encoding transposase IS204/IS1001/IS1096/IS1165 family protein (PFAM: transposase IS204/IS1001/IS1096/IS1165 family protein~KEGG: gwc:GWCH70_0803 transposase IS204/IS1001/IS1096/IS1165 family protein), with the protein MPNDCIEISLGLPQLEILEQKEMPGQIIVSVKYRRKAVDCPRCGQTTKKPHDYSWQWKQDRKVRDKPVWLKLYKRRFRCLWCQKVFTEPDEVFGSRRRSTQRLRSYMGQTALHQTVRRVALIEQVGEGLVRRCVTEEIGRLLAEEGSILPPEILGVDEFSVKKRHVYNTTVCDLQSRKILGVMEGKGKKNLEVYLNSLSDPERVRAVAMDMHEPFRQAVQLCLPQARIVVDKYHFVWHINQALEKTRSRLQGGRGNTGIRRRLYQNRYALLKSEDKLTEREKATLAELFLHYPEIEKAWQLKEAFKNWYQCKNRGEAEYKLKELEDKINSGPYPEFQKLLCTMNVWRHEILNYFDFRITNAFVEGKNNRIKTLKRLAYGYRNAENFKLRILATNYQDAEVVSRQVV; encoded by the coding sequence ATGCCAAATGATTGTATCGAAATCAGTCTTGGATTGCCACAATTGGAAATCCTGGAGCAAAAGGAAATGCCCGGGCAAATTATCGTGAGTGTCAAATATCGGCGAAAGGCCGTGGACTGCCCGCGGTGCGGTCAGACGACAAAGAAACCGCATGATTACAGCTGGCAATGGAAGCAGGACAGGAAAGTGAGAGACAAGCCAGTCTGGTTAAAGCTGTATAAAAGGCGTTTCAGGTGTCTGTGGTGCCAGAAAGTATTTACTGAGCCTGATGAAGTATTTGGGTCACGCAGGCGCTCCACACAACGATTGCGGTCTTACATGGGACAGACAGCGCTACATCAAACAGTCAGAAGAGTGGCGTTAATCGAACAGGTCGGTGAAGGGCTGGTCAGGAGGTGTGTAACTGAGGAAATTGGCAGATTGTTGGCAGAAGAGGGGTCGATATTACCCCCTGAAATACTGGGGGTGGATGAGTTTTCGGTCAAGAAACGCCATGTCTATAACACCACAGTGTGTGATTTACAAAGCCGGAAAATACTCGGGGTAATGGAGGGGAAAGGGAAGAAGAATCTTGAAGTATACCTGAACAGTCTGAGCGATCCCGAAAGGGTCAGGGCGGTTGCCATGGATATGCACGAGCCATTCAGGCAGGCAGTTCAGTTATGCCTGCCGCAGGCCAGAATCGTAGTAGACAAGTACCACTTTGTCTGGCATATCAATCAAGCCCTGGAAAAGACACGCAGCCGTCTTCAAGGCGGCCGAGGGAACACGGGTATAAGACGACGGCTTTACCAGAACCGGTATGCCCTGCTCAAAAGCGAAGATAAACTGACAGAACGGGAAAAAGCCACCTTAGCCGAATTATTTTTACATTATCCGGAAATAGAGAAAGCCTGGCAACTTAAAGAGGCTTTCAAAAACTGGTATCAATGTAAAAACAGAGGCGAGGCTGAGTACAAGCTGAAGGAGTTGGAAGACAAAATTAACAGCGGGCCATACCCTGAGTTTCAAAAGCTACTATGCACCATGAATGTATGGCGACATGAGATCCTGAACTATTTCGACTTTCGTATTACCAATGCCTTCGTCGAAGGTAAGAACAACCGGATAAAAACACTCAAGAGGCTGGCATATGGATATCGTAATGCCGAAAACTTCAAACTAAGAATTTTAGCAACAAATTACCAAGACGCGGAGGTAGTGTCCCGTCAAGTGGTGTAA
- a CDS encoding stationary-phase survival protein SurE (KEGG: deg:DehalGT_0684 stationary-phase survival protein SurE~TIGRFAM: stationary-phase survival protein SurE~PFAM: Survival protein SurE) has product MKILISNDDGINAAGLWALATHAADTAPIAVVAPDREQSATGTAITLRQPLRVRRADSPLNGLECFAVEGMPGDAVILALENLVSRPVDMVISGINNGPNMGDDVLISGTVGAALQGYLRNLPVLAISSAGVDSANLEVPARLAAVIAADVRDGKLPPDIFLNVNVPDVPLEKIEGIELTVLAHKTNIDSVKEGHDGRREFYWLVRRQLDFEAVAGTDIDAIEHNRISVTELHANLFRRPTVTGLADLCQDWLSRLGK; this is encoded by the coding sequence ATGAAAATACTTATTTCCAATGATGACGGTATCAACGCCGCCGGGCTGTGGGCCCTGGCAACCCATGCCGCCGACACGGCACCTATAGCCGTAGTCGCACCGGACCGGGAACAATCTGCCACCGGCACTGCCATCACCCTGCGTCAGCCCCTGCGGGTGCGCCGGGCGGACTCACCGCTTAACGGCCTGGAATGTTTTGCCGTGGAAGGCATGCCGGGTGACGCCGTCATCCTGGCTCTGGAGAATCTGGTGTCCCGGCCGGTAGACATGGTCATTTCCGGCATCAACAACGGCCCCAACATGGGTGACGACGTTCTCATTTCCGGCACGGTAGGCGCCGCCCTTCAGGGTTACCTGCGTAATCTGCCGGTGCTGGCCATCTCGTCGGCCGGAGTGGATTCGGCCAACCTGGAAGTACCGGCCCGGCTGGCCGCCGTCATCGCCGCCGATGTCCGTGACGGCAAACTGCCGCCGGATATCTTCCTGAACGTCAATGTTCCGGACGTTCCCCTGGAAAAGATAGAAGGCATCGAGCTGACCGTACTGGCTCACAAGACCAACATCGACTCCGTCAAGGAAGGCCACGACGGACGACGGGAGTTCTACTGGCTGGTACGCCGTCAGCTGGATTTCGAAGCGGTCGCCGGCACCGATATCGACGCCATTGAACACAACCGGATTTCAGTTACCGAACTCCATGCCAATTTGTTCCGCCGCCCGACGGTAACCGGGCTGGCAGACCTTTGCCAGGATTGGCTGAGCCGCCTCGGTAAATAG
- a CDS encoding aspartate 1-decarboxylase (TIGRFAM: aspartate 1-decarboxylase~KEGG: deb:DehaBAV1_0726 aspartate alpha-decarboxylase~PFAM: aspartate decarboxylase) has translation MRRMLNSKIHRARVTRCDLEYEGSITIDRDLLQAADILPYEEVQVLNLNNGARFATYVIEGESGSGVIGLNGAAARLACKGDMVIILSYVMVAEDELAGHAPRLVYVSAENRITSVKRAIGAISM, from the coding sequence ATGAGAAGAATGTTGAACTCGAAGATCCACCGGGCACGGGTCACCCGCTGTGACCTGGAATATGAAGGCAGTATCACCATTGACCGTGATCTGCTCCAGGCCGCCGACATCCTGCCATACGAAGAAGTCCAGGTACTTAACCTCAACAACGGCGCTCGCTTCGCCACTTACGTCATCGAGGGTGAGTCCGGCTCCGGTGTAATCGGCCTCAACGGCGCCGCCGCCCGGCTGGCCTGCAAGGGTGACATGGTCATCATTCTCAGCTATGTAATGGTCGCGGAAGATGAGCTGGCCGGACACGCGCCCCGGCTGGTATACGTCTCTGCCGAAAACCGCATCACTTCGGTCAAGCGGGCCATCGGCGCCATTTCCATGTAG
- a CDS encoding Domain of unknown function DUF2520 (PFAM: Domain of unknown function DUF2520; NADP oxidoreductase coenzyme F420-dependent~KEGG: sti:Sthe_0697 NADP oxidoreductase coenzyme F420-dependent) codes for MTERNITIGFIGAGRMGSALAGALSAAGYPVTAVASRSDESACKLAGRLPSASAVSPQQAADTVELLFITTPDRAIAEVAGSIAARPGLMVCHVSAATPRLALASLENEGALTGVFHPLLAAGSREQADIPPGTTFAIEAAEPLLGTLHRLANAVSGHSIELKSADRVLYHASAVLASNYLVTLLDRAAALWQGFAGRQEALSALLPLVRGTLDNIENIGIPDCLTGPVARGDVATVAAHLEALTGADRDVRDIYRVLGRATVPLALSAGGIDRQRAAELESLLEKCA; via the coding sequence ATGACCGAACGGAATATCACAATCGGTTTCATCGGCGCCGGCCGCATGGGTTCGGCGCTGGCCGGTGCGCTTTCCGCCGCCGGTTATCCGGTCACGGCTGTTGCCAGCCGCAGTGATGAGTCAGCCTGCAAACTGGCCGGCAGACTGCCGTCAGCTTCCGCGGTCAGTCCGCAACAGGCGGCCGATACCGTTGAACTGCTTTTCATCACCACACCCGACCGCGCCATCGCCGAAGTCGCCGGCAGTATCGCCGCCCGCCCCGGCCTGATGGTCTGCCATGTTTCAGCGGCCACACCGCGGCTGGCTCTGGCTTCACTGGAAAATGAAGGGGCTCTCACTGGCGTTTTTCACCCCCTGCTGGCGGCAGGCTCGCGTGAACAGGCTGATATTCCACCGGGAACCACTTTCGCCATCGAGGCCGCGGAACCCCTGCTCGGGACTCTTCACCGTCTGGCGAATGCCGTGAGCGGACATAGTATAGAACTGAAGTCAGCTGACCGGGTGCTCTACCACGCCTCGGCGGTACTGGCCTCCAACTACCTGGTCACCCTGCTCGACCGCGCCGCCGCCCTGTGGCAGGGCTTCGCCGGCCGTCAGGAAGCCTTGTCAGCGCTACTGCCGCTGGTTCGCGGCACCCTCGACAACATCGAAAACATCGGCATTCCGGATTGTCTCACCGGCCCCGTCGCCCGCGGTGACGTTGCCACGGTGGCGGCTCATCTGGAAGCGCTGACCGGGGCCGACCGGGATGTCAGAGATATCTACCGGGTTCTTGGCCGGGCCACCGTACCGCTGGCCCTTTCAGCCGGCGGCATCGACCGACAGCGCGCCGCTGAACTCGAATCACTTCTGGAGAAATGCGCATGA
- a CDS encoding 3-methyl-2-oxobutanoate hydroxymethyltransferase (TIGRFAM: 3-methyl-2-oxobutanoate hydroxymethyltransferase~KEGG: dev:DhcVS_707 ketopantoate hydroxymethyltransferase~PFAM: Ketopantoate hydroxymethyltransferase) produces MRTTIQAVRDFKSRGERFSVLTAYDYATARIIDQAGIPVILVGDSLGTVVLGYGSTIPVTMEDMLHHTSAVVRGTENSLVVADMPFMTYQISMKETLRNATRFIQSAGAQAVKLEGGVTVADKVRKLVDCGIPVMGHIGLTPQSVNQLSGHRVQGRTADAARRLLADGRALEEAGAFAVVLETMPTELSEFITGQLGIPTIGIGAGAGCDGQVQVVSDLLGLFTDFVPKHAGRYADLSAVITSAVKAWDDDVKQGSFPGREHSFEMDASVMAELKEKTGGST; encoded by the coding sequence ATGAGAACCACTATACAGGCAGTCAGGGATTTCAAGAGCCGGGGCGAACGTTTTTCCGTTCTTACCGCCTATGACTACGCCACCGCCCGTATCATAGACCAGGCCGGCATTCCCGTCATCCTGGTCGGCGATTCGCTGGGTACGGTGGTGCTGGGCTACGGCTCCACCATCCCCGTCACCATGGAAGACATGCTCCATCATACATCTGCCGTCGTTCGCGGCACAGAAAATTCTCTGGTCGTGGCTGACATGCCTTTCATGACTTACCAGATCAGCATGAAGGAAACCCTGAGAAACGCTACCCGTTTCATTCAGTCAGCTGGCGCTCAGGCGGTCAAGCTGGAAGGCGGCGTCACCGTAGCCGACAAAGTCCGGAAGCTGGTGGACTGTGGCATCCCGGTCATGGGCCATATCGGACTGACCCCGCAGTCGGTCAACCAGCTCAGCGGCCATCGTGTTCAGGGACGCACCGCGGACGCCGCCCGCCGCCTGCTGGCCGACGGGCGCGCTCTGGAAGAGGCCGGGGCTTTTGCCGTGGTGCTGGAGACCATGCCGACAGAGCTGTCCGAGTTCATCACCGGGCAACTGGGTATTCCCACCATCGGTATTGGCGCCGGTGCCGGCTGTGACGGACAGGTACAGGTCGTTTCCGACCTGCTGGGACTGTTCACCGATTTCGTCCCTAAACACGCCGGGCGCTATGCCGACCTGTCGGCAGTCATCACCTCAGCAGTCAAGGCCTGGGACGATGACGTCAAACAGGGTTCTTTCCCCGGCCGGGAACACAGCTTTGAGATGGATGCCTCGGTCATGGCGGAACTGAAGGAAAAAACCGGTGGAAGTACTTAA